A genomic region of Nitrospirota bacterium contains the following coding sequences:
- a CDS encoding DMT family transporter has protein sequence MTAPALGIACAVVTCLAWGVADYLAARVTRRVGEIGALLRIQLVGVPVLLSLWAILRAPLPDTRDLVWITPAAGCFVVGYLAFFYGLRVGAISLVSPISSAGAAVPVLAGIGFFGEAASGARLGGIGLTLIGICVLSADPGAIGALAPIGRRQGIRAGVVTLLAWGSGTALLLPAVRSAGAFVPVATLRLEVLAIISTWWLIGRSRSSGTPREPASSASVAAPRAEPRNGLWGVVVAAALLDLTAFFAYGVALRDAPAAVAAPIASAYPLVTILIARHRLQERLAGREWLGVGLTLAGVGLLGTGCCETP, from the coding sequence GTGACCGCCCCGGCGCTCGGAATCGCCTGTGCGGTCGTCACCTGTCTCGCATGGGGCGTGGCGGACTATCTCGCCGCGCGCGTCACGCGCCGGGTGGGGGAAATTGGTGCGCTGCTCCGCATCCAACTGGTCGGTGTGCCCGTCCTGTTGTCGTTGTGGGCCATCCTCCGTGCGCCCCTCCCCGACACGCGCGATCTCGTGTGGATCACGCCCGCCGCTGGCTGCTTCGTGGTCGGGTATCTGGCGTTCTTCTACGGTCTTCGCGTCGGCGCGATTTCGCTGGTCAGCCCCATCAGCAGCGCGGGCGCGGCCGTGCCGGTGCTGGCCGGGATCGGTTTTTTCGGCGAAGCCGCGTCCGGAGCCCGGCTCGGGGGCATCGGCCTGACCTTGATCGGAATCTGCGTCCTCTCAGCCGACCCCGGCGCGATCGGCGCCCTGGCCCCGATAGGACGTCGGCAGGGGATCCGCGCGGGGGTGGTCACCCTGCTGGCGTGGGGATCCGGGACGGCATTGCTGTTGCCCGCGGTGCGGAGCGCGGGAGCGTTCGTTCCCGTCGCCACCCTGCGTCTCGAGGTTTTGGCGATCATCAGCACCTGGTGGCTGATCGGGCGATCCCGATCCAGCGGCACGCCTCGCGAACCGGCCTCGTCCGCCAGCGTCGCAGCACCTCGCGCAGAGCCTCGCAACGGACTCTGGGGCGTGGTGGTCGCGGCCGCGTTGCTCGACCTGACGGCATTTTTCGCGTACGGCGTCGCCCTTCGCGACGCTCCGGCCGCGGTGGCGGCCCCGATCGCCTCGGCCTATCCCTTGGTTACGATCCTGATCGCGCGACATCGCCTCCAGGAGCGCCTCGCCGGGAGGGAATGGCTCGGAGTGGGGCTGACGCTGGCCGGGGTGGGGCTGCTGGGGACCGGATGCTGCGAGACGCCCTGA
- a CDS encoding DsrE family protein: MKIGILLTTGSDHENGYLVGKLSEAWLKQGHEVDLFLMGEGVYHAQAIASPKRPYAAMPALLALGAKVAVCGVTAEARGVSETDLYPGIEIASQYELSRIVDRADRFLTFGD; the protein is encoded by the coding sequence ATGAAAATCGGTATCTTGCTGACCACCGGCAGCGATCATGAGAACGGATACCTCGTGGGGAAATTGTCGGAGGCGTGGCTGAAACAGGGCCACGAAGTCGACCTGTTTCTGATGGGGGAGGGCGTGTATCACGCGCAGGCCATCGCGTCTCCCAAGCGACCCTACGCGGCGATGCCGGCGTTGCTGGCCCTGGGTGCCAAGGTTGCCGTGTGTGGCGTGACCGCGGAGGCGCGGGGCGTGTCCGAAACCGACCTATATCCCGGGATTGAAATCGCAAGTCAGTACGAGCTGTCCCGCATCGTGGACCGAGCCGATCGGTTCCTCACCTTCGGCGACTGA
- the rho gene encoding transcription termination factor Rho, whose translation MNLSELKEKTIADLNEVARDLKIEGASNLRKQELIFAILQAQAEKNGTIYGEGVLETLQDGFGFLRSPDYNYLPGPDDIYISPSQIRRFNLRTGDVVSGQVRPPKEGERYFAMLKVETINFEDPEVARDKILFDNLTPLYPMEKIRLEVPGMDDISTRVMELIAPIGKGQRGLIVASPRTGKTVLLQNIAKAIMKNHSEIVLIVLLIDERPEEVTDWQRQVKAEVVSSTFDEPPQRHAQVAEMVLEKAKRLVEHRRDVVILLDSITRLARAYNTIAPPSGKVLSGGLDANALQRPKRFFGAARNIENGGSLTIMATALIDTGSRMDDVIFEEFKGTGNMELHLDRKLADKRIFPAIDINLSGTRKEELLVERDDLNKMWILRKVLSPLSTVESMEFLLDKMRATKTNREFLESMNK comes from the coding sequence ATGAATCTGAGCGAACTTAAAGAGAAGACGATCGCGGACCTGAACGAAGTTGCCAGGGACCTGAAAATCGAAGGGGCCAGCAACCTGCGAAAGCAGGAACTGATCTTTGCGATCCTACAGGCGCAGGCCGAGAAGAACGGGACGATCTACGGCGAGGGAGTTCTCGAGACGCTGCAAGACGGTTTTGGGTTCCTGCGTTCGCCGGACTACAACTACCTCCCCGGTCCGGACGACATCTACATTTCCCCGTCACAGATCCGTCGGTTCAATCTGCGGACCGGCGACGTGGTCTCCGGCCAAGTCCGCCCTCCGAAGGAAGGTGAGCGGTACTTTGCGATGCTCAAGGTTGAGACCATCAACTTTGAAGACCCAGAGGTCGCCCGCGACAAGATCCTCTTCGACAACCTTACGCCACTCTATCCCATGGAGAAGATCCGGCTCGAAGTGCCGGGAATGGATGACATCTCCACGCGCGTGATGGAGCTGATCGCGCCCATCGGCAAAGGGCAGCGTGGGCTGATCGTCGCGTCGCCGAGGACCGGGAAGACGGTATTGCTGCAGAATATCGCCAAGGCGATCATGAAGAATCACTCCGAGATCGTATTGATCGTCCTGCTGATCGACGAACGTCCGGAAGAAGTCACCGATTGGCAACGACAGGTCAAGGCCGAGGTCGTCAGTTCGACCTTCGACGAACCGCCGCAGCGACACGCTCAAGTTGCGGAGATGGTGCTCGAAAAAGCCAAGCGCCTGGTCGAGCACCGTCGTGACGTCGTGATCTTGCTCGACAGCATCACCCGCTTGGCGCGCGCGTACAACACGATCGCGCCTCCGAGCGGAAAGGTCCTGTCGGGTGGACTGGACGCCAACGCGCTCCAGCGGCCCAAGCGGTTCTTTGGCGCGGCGCGCAATATCGAGAACGGCGGGAGTCTGACCATTATGGCCACGGCCCTCATCGATACCGGGAGCCGGATGGACGACGTGATTTTCGAAGAGTTCAAGGGAACGGGCAACATGGAACTCCACCTTGACCGGAAACTCGCGGACAAGCGAATTTTCCCGGCAATCGACATCAACCTGTCGGGCACGCGGAAAGAAGAGCTCTTGGTCGAGCGGGACGATCTCAACAAGATGTGGATTCTTCGGAAAGTCCTGAGCCCCTTGAGCACGGTGGAGAGTATGGAATTCCTGCTCGACAAGATGCGAGCGACCAAAACCAACCGGGAGTTTCTGGAGTCCATGAACAAATAG
- a CDS encoding DsrE/DsrF/DrsH-like family protein, with the protein MGTTSQDLDQLVAAKVKELAEHRLEELVREQVKVALDAEARKASRPKRIAIVSSKGTLDAAYPPLILATTAAALDMEAGVFFTFFGLHILKKEGIEKLKFVPLANPAMPMPMPNLVGALPGMTGLATFMMKQTIKHKHIASIPELMDLAKESGVKLWPCQMTMDMMDIKREDLIEGLEDPVGAATFLEFASHSDITLFV; encoded by the coding sequence ATGGGGACGACGTCACAAGATCTCGATCAATTGGTGGCGGCCAAAGTCAAGGAGCTGGCCGAACACCGACTTGAAGAACTTGTCCGCGAACAGGTCAAAGTTGCGCTCGACGCGGAAGCCCGTAAGGCATCTCGGCCCAAGCGGATCGCCATCGTCTCCTCCAAAGGGACACTCGACGCCGCCTACCCGCCGCTGATTCTGGCCACCACGGCGGCCGCACTGGACATGGAGGCGGGGGTCTTTTTCACCTTTTTCGGGCTCCACATCCTGAAAAAGGAAGGCATCGAGAAGCTCAAATTCGTTCCGCTGGCCAACCCGGCGATGCCCATGCCGATGCCCAACCTGGTGGGGGCGCTTCCGGGTATGACCGGGCTCGCCACGTTCATGATGAAACAGACCATCAAACACAAGCACATCGCGTCGATCCCCGAGCTCATGGATCTCGCCAAGGAGAGCGGAGTCAAGCTCTGGCCGTGTCAGATGACCATGGACATGATGGACATCAAGCGGGAGGATCTGATCGAAGGCCTCGAAGACCCGGTCGGGGCGGCGACGTTTTTGGAGTTCGCTTCACACAGCGACATCACGCTGTTTGTGTGA
- the hemG gene encoding protoporphyrinogen oxidase produces MSFSQAVGSRTARYSFLDSNAEGSCVSARTASRMAAPSNGLTMVRPQNQSQVVVIGAGVSGLAAAYGLARAGCDVTVLEGADRVGGCVWSERTPEGYLLEHGPNSLLNLNPEVDQLCRELGLDGVRVFQHQESRRRFLVKQRSLVPVPSRLADLPGSPLWGAWAKVRALAEPLIRVRETTAADESVAAFVRRRFGADMVDYGVEPFVAGIFAGNPEELSMTSSFPRVVALERTYGSVVWGVLRTRVKHGRRRGPLRVFSFREGVGQLPRALADALGGRVVTRARVMSLHREVRDGIPRFSVESVVEGHARRIYADQLVLATPADAAAKLVADLSPLLADQLEQIPYAPVGLVHLGLPRDACPRLPQGAGCLVPKREGLPILGSLWSSNVYPDRAPTGRVLLTNYVGGMRDPDILKWSDDELTRLVVTTLRDLVGLTQEPELVRVVRHPRAIPQYLIGHPSRIVAIERLLAPLDGVYLTGNYLRGVSVRDCLTHGLQLAQTIVDRVGRTGSTRGVEALGRDSVVNVAR; encoded by the coding sequence ATATCGTTCAGTCAGGCAGTTGGGAGTAGGACCGCACGGTATTCCTTTCTCGATTCGAACGCCGAAGGCTCCTGCGTCTCGGCTCGTACAGCGTCCCGGATGGCGGCTCCATCGAATGGGCTCACAATGGTGAGACCGCAGAACCAATCACAGGTAGTGGTCATCGGCGCCGGGGTATCGGGTCTCGCCGCGGCATACGGTTTGGCCCGCGCGGGATGCGACGTCACCGTCCTCGAAGGAGCGGACCGCGTGGGCGGCTGCGTGTGGAGCGAGCGCACGCCCGAAGGGTATCTCCTCGAACACGGGCCCAACAGCCTTCTCAATCTCAACCCAGAAGTCGACCAGTTATGTCGTGAGCTTGGTCTCGACGGCGTCCGGGTGTTTCAACACCAGGAGTCCCGTCGGCGGTTCCTGGTCAAACAGCGGTCGCTGGTTCCGGTTCCGTCCCGATTGGCCGACCTTCCCGGCTCGCCCTTGTGGGGCGCGTGGGCCAAGGTTCGGGCGCTGGCCGAACCCTTGATTCGCGTTCGCGAAACGACGGCCGCCGACGAGAGCGTCGCCGCGTTCGTCCGCCGGCGTTTTGGGGCCGACATGGTCGACTACGGCGTCGAGCCGTTTGTCGCGGGGATCTTCGCCGGTAACCCGGAAGAACTCTCCATGACCAGCAGCTTCCCCCGGGTCGTCGCGCTGGAGCGAACCTACGGCAGCGTGGTGTGGGGCGTGCTCCGGACCCGGGTGAAACACGGGAGGCGGCGTGGTCCTCTGCGGGTCTTCTCGTTCCGTGAGGGCGTCGGTCAGCTTCCCCGTGCGTTGGCCGACGCGCTTGGTGGGCGGGTCGTGACCCGCGCACGAGTGATGAGCCTGCATCGTGAAGTCCGAGACGGGATCCCTCGGTTTTCGGTGGAGTCCGTCGTTGAGGGTCACGCGCGTCGCATCTATGCCGACCAATTGGTGCTAGCCACTCCGGCTGACGCGGCGGCGAAACTGGTGGCCGATCTTTCTCCGCTGTTGGCGGATCAATTGGAACAGATCCCTTACGCGCCGGTGGGGCTCGTTCATCTTGGGTTGCCCCGGGACGCGTGCCCGCGGCTCCCTCAGGGGGCGGGATGCCTGGTGCCGAAGCGGGAAGGACTGCCGATCCTCGGGTCGCTGTGGAGTTCGAACGTCTATCCGGACCGTGCGCCCACGGGCCGCGTGTTGCTGACCAACTACGTGGGCGGCATGAGAGATCCCGACATCCTCAAGTGGAGCGATGACGAGTTGACGCGTCTGGTCGTCACAACGCTGCGCGACCTCGTGGGGCTCACGCAGGAGCCGGAGTTGGTCCGAGTCGTCCGTCATCCCAGGGCGATTCCGCAATATTTGATCGGTCATCCCTCGCGCATCGTCGCCATCGAGCGGCTGTTGGCTCCCCTCGATGGCGTCTATTTGACGGGCAACTACCTCCGGGGTGTGTCGGTTCGAGACTGCCTGACCCACGGTCTTCAACTGGCCCAGACCATCGTCGACCGTGTCGGACGGACGGGATCAACCCGTGGGGTCGAAGCACTGGGTCGCGACTCGGTGGTCAACGTGGCGCGCTAA
- a CDS encoding iron-containing redox enzyme family protein: MTTHDAFRERLLNVMDHKDHWAWNAFATGAVTVDQLKTHFQQEYAVYVRDFPVFLARVHGKNPPTPVRRALAENLYEEETGGLTRGRAHPDLFLYLMEGLGFSPQDFDTVELLPESAAYRRWLDQVTTTASWIEGAAVATIFVEGSVHERAVLNGTVREEPDIERKIAEHPLVKYHHVAPRYLELARAHGAVEGLHRRDAWKMVMDYATAPEAQERVVHAMERSLDLWLAYRDGVARACGIRR; encoded by the coding sequence ATGACGACGCACGATGCGTTTCGAGAGCGGTTGTTGAACGTGATGGATCACAAGGACCACTGGGCGTGGAACGCGTTCGCGACCGGCGCGGTCACCGTCGATCAACTCAAGACCCACTTCCAACAGGAGTACGCGGTCTACGTCCGCGATTTCCCCGTTTTTCTGGCCCGCGTGCACGGCAAGAACCCGCCCACTCCGGTTCGGCGGGCGCTCGCCGAGAACCTGTACGAGGAAGAAACCGGCGGGCTGACCCGCGGGCGCGCCCACCCCGACCTCTTCCTGTATCTGATGGAAGGCCTCGGGTTTTCCCCCCAGGACTTCGACACCGTTGAATTGCTGCCCGAAAGCGCGGCCTATCGGCGATGGCTTGACCAAGTCACCACCACGGCCTCGTGGATCGAGGGCGCGGCGGTCGCCACGATCTTTGTCGAGGGGAGCGTCCACGAGCGTGCGGTGTTGAACGGCACGGTCCGGGAGGAACCCGATATCGAGCGAAAGATCGCCGAACACCCGCTGGTGAAGTACCATCACGTGGCTCCGCGGTACTTGGAGCTGGCCCGCGCGCACGGAGCCGTCGAAGGGCTCCACCGCCGGGACGCCTGGAAGATGGTGATGGACTACGCAACCGCTCCTGAAGCCCAGGAGCGCGTCGTACACGCCATGGAGCGTTCGCTCGATCTGTGGCTCGCATACCGAGACGGCGTCGCGCGGGCGTGCGGGATCCGACGATAA
- a CDS encoding DsrE family protein, giving the protein MKGVVVAVRSSPLTTGRVHEALRMALGMTLSNHRVTVVYTGDGASAALTLNGEILHRPGLAESLELLDACQIREVVEREALAPGNRSALRKRVELLDRDAVVGLLAASDVVIAW; this is encoded by the coding sequence GTGAAAGGCGTGGTGGTGGCCGTCCGGAGCAGCCCCCTGACCACGGGGCGGGTTCATGAAGCGCTGCGGATGGCACTCGGAATGACGCTCTCGAATCACCGCGTCACGGTGGTATACACGGGCGACGGTGCGTCTGCCGCGCTGACGCTGAACGGCGAAATCCTGCATCGCCCGGGGCTCGCCGAGTCGCTGGAGCTGCTGGACGCGTGCCAGATTCGAGAGGTGGTCGAGCGGGAGGCGTTGGCGCCCGGCAACCGATCCGCCCTGCGAAAACGCGTGGAACTTTTGGATCGCGACGCCGTAGTCGGGCTGCTCGCGGCGTCGGATGTGGTGATTGCATGGTAG
- a CDS encoding histone-like protein, with the protein MSDILVVSSKIKKFVREKAGFNTSAETLEALSQRVEKICADAIERARADGRKTVKARDIV; encoded by the coding sequence ATGTCGGATATTTTGGTGGTATCGTCGAAGATCAAGAAGTTCGTTCGGGAGAAAGCCGGGTTCAATACCTCGGCGGAGACGCTGGAGGCGCTCAGTCAGCGGGTTGAGAAGATCTGTGCCGACGCGATCGAGCGCGCGCGGGCCGACGGACGCAAGACCGTCAAAGCGCGTGATATCGTCTGA
- a CDS encoding sulfurtransferase TusA family protein → MGAAYTIDHVLDCKGLNCPLPVIKTKKAIEKMTVGQILQMVATDPGSKPDMAAWSKSTGHELLETREEAGLYTFFIRKTK, encoded by the coding sequence ATGGGTGCAGCGTACACGATCGATCACGTGTTGGACTGCAAAGGACTGAACTGTCCGTTGCCGGTGATCAAGACCAAAAAAGCCATTGAAAAGATGACGGTCGGCCAAATTCTGCAGATGGTGGCGACCGATCCGGGGTCCAAACCTGATATGGCGGCGTGGTCAAAGAGCACGGGTCACGAATTGCTCGAAACACGGGAAGAAGCGGGTTTGTACACGTTCTTCATCCGGAAGACGAAGTAA